The following proteins are co-located in the Limanda limanda chromosome 5, fLimLim1.1, whole genome shotgun sequence genome:
- the pptc7a gene encoding protein phosphatase PTC7 homolog, with the protein MLSVLSYGRLVARAVLGGLSQTDSRDYSLVTASCGFGKDFRKGILKKGMCYGDDACFIARHRSADVLGVADGVGGWRDYGVDPSQFSGTLMKTCERLVKEGRFVPTNPVGILTSSYYELLQNKVPLLGSSTACIVVLDRQSHQLHTANLGDSGFLVVRGGEVVHRSDEQQHYFNTPFQLSIAPPGAEGAVLSDSPDAADSSSFDVQLGDIILTATDGLFDNMPDYMILQELKKLKNSNYESIQQTARSIAQQAHVLAYDPNYMSPFAQFACDNGLNVRGGKPDDITVLLSIVAEYTD; encoded by the exons ATGTTGTCCGTGCTGTCCTACGGGAGACTGGTGGCCCGAGCGGTCCTCGGAGGACTCTCTCAGACGGACAGCCGAGACTACAGCCTGGTGACGGCGAGCTGCGGCTTCGGGAAGGACTTCCGGAAAGGCATCCTGAAGAAAGGCATGTGCTACGGGGACGACGCGTGCTTCATCGCCCGACACAGGTCCGCAGATGTGCTGG gTGTGGCAGATGGGGTAGGTGGCTGGCGAGACTACGGCGTGGACCCGTCCCAGTTCTCGGGGACGCTGATGAAGACATGCGAGAGGCTGGTGAAGGAAGGTCGCTTCGTTCCCACCAACCCCGTGGGAATCCTCACCAGCAGCTACTACGAGCTGCTGCAGAACAAAGTGCCGCTGCTGG GTAGCAGCACAGCCTGCATCGTGGTGTTGGACAGACAGAGCCACCAGCTGCACACAGCCAACCTTGGAGACTCGGGCTTCCTGGTGGTGCGGGGAGGGGAGGTGGTCCACCGCTCAGACGAGCAGCAGCACTACTTCAACACGCCCTTCCAGCTGTCCATCGCCCCCCCCGGGGCTGAGGGCGCCGTCCTCAGTGACAG CCCTGACGCTGCAGACAGCTCCTCCTTCGACGTCCAGCTCGGTGACATCATCCTCACGGCCACCGATGGGCTCTTCGACAACATGCCCGACTACATGatcctgcaggagctgaagaagCTCAAG AACTCCAATTACGAGAGCATCCAGCAGACGGCCCGCAGCATTGCACAGCAGGCCCATGTTCTAGCATATGACCCCAACTACATGTCGCCTTTCGCACAGTTTGCCTGTGACAATGGACTGAATGTAAGAG GAGGAAAGCCGGATGACATCACGGTGCTGCTGTCCATAGTGGCAGAGTACACCGACTAG
- the LOC133001233 gene encoding serine/threonine-protein phosphatase PP1-gamma catalytic subunit A isoform X2: MADVDKLNIDSIIQRLLEGKRVLTVCCRAAVRGAKPGKNVQLQENEIRGLCLKSREIFLSQPILLELEAPLKICGDIHGQYYDLLRLFEYGGFPPESNYLFLGDYVDRGKQSLETICLLLAYKIKYPENFFLLRGNHECASINRIYGFYDECKRRYNIKLWKTFTDCFNCLPISAIVDEKIFCCHGGLSPDLQSMEQIRRIMRPTDVPDQGLLCDLLWSDPDKDVLGWGENDRGVSFTFGSEVVAKFLHKHDLDLICRAHQVVEDGYEFFAKRQLVTLFSAPNYCGEFDNAGAMMSVDETLMCSFQILKPAEKKKPNGSRPVTPPRNMVTKQAKK, translated from the exons ATGGCTGATGTTGACAAGCTGAACATAGACAGTATCATCCAGCGGCTTTTAGAAGGTaagagg GTGCTGACTGTTTGTTGTCGTGCCGCAGTCCGAGGAGCAAAGCCTGGCAAGAATGTGCAGCTCCAGGAGAACGAGATCCGTGGATTGTGCCTCAAGTCCAGGGAGATCTTCCTCAGCCAGCCCATCCTTCTGGAGCTGGAGGCCCCACTCAAGATCTGTG GTGACATCCACGGGCAATACTATGATCTGCTGAGGCTGTTTGAGTATGGAGGCTTCCCTCCAGAGAGCAACTACCTGTTCTTGGGCGACTACGTGGACAGGGGGAAGCAGTCTCTGGAAACCATCTGTCTTCTGCTGGCCTACAAGATTAAATACCCTGAGAACTTCTTCCTGCTTAGGGGAAACCATGAGTGTGCTTCAATCAACAGAATATATGGTTTCTATGATGAGT GTAAAAGAAGATACAACATCAAACTCTGGAAGACCTTCACAGATTGTTTTAACTGCCTTCCTATCTCCGCCATTGTTGATGAGAAGATCTTTTGCTGCCACGGGG GACTGTCACCTGACCTTCAGTCCATGGAGCAGATCAGACGCATCATGCGCCCCACTGATGTGCCTGACCAGGGTCTGCTGTGCGATCTGCTCTGGTCTGATCCGGACAAGGATGTTTTGGGCTGGGGGGAGAACGACCGAGGTGTATCTTTTACCTTTGGCTCAGAGGTGGTGGCCAAGTTTCTGCACAAACATGATCTCGATCTGATCTGTCGTGCCCATCAG GTCGTTGAGGATGGCTACGAATTTTTTGCAAAGAGGCAGCTTGTCACTTTGTTCTCAGCCCCCAACTATTGTGGGGAGTTTGACAATGCTGGTGCTATGATGAGCGTGGACGAGACTCTCATGTGCTCCTTCCAG ATTTTGAAACCAGCTGAGAAGAAGAAGCCCAACGGCAGCCGTCCCGTGACTCCACCTCGCAACATGGTCACCAAGCAGGCCAAGAAATGA
- the LOC133001233 gene encoding serine/threonine-protein phosphatase PP1-gamma catalytic subunit A isoform X1, with translation MADVDKLNIDSIIQRLLEVRGAKPGKNVQLQENEIRGLCLKSREIFLSQPILLELEAPLKICGDIHGQYYDLLRLFEYGGFPPESNYLFLGDYVDRGKQSLETICLLLAYKIKYPENFFLLRGNHECASINRIYGFYDECKRRYNIKLWKTFTDCFNCLPISAIVDEKIFCCHGGLSPDLQSMEQIRRIMRPTDVPDQGLLCDLLWSDPDKDVLGWGENDRGVSFTFGSEVVAKFLHKHDLDLICRAHQVVEDGYEFFAKRQLVTLFSAPNYCGEFDNAGAMMSVDETLMCSFQILKPAEKKKPNGSRPVTPPRNMVTKQAKK, from the exons ATGGCTGATGTTGACAAGCTGAACATAGACAGTATCATCCAGCGGCTTTTAGAAG TCCGAGGAGCAAAGCCTGGCAAGAATGTGCAGCTCCAGGAGAACGAGATCCGTGGATTGTGCCTCAAGTCCAGGGAGATCTTCCTCAGCCAGCCCATCCTTCTGGAGCTGGAGGCCCCACTCAAGATCTGTG GTGACATCCACGGGCAATACTATGATCTGCTGAGGCTGTTTGAGTATGGAGGCTTCCCTCCAGAGAGCAACTACCTGTTCTTGGGCGACTACGTGGACAGGGGGAAGCAGTCTCTGGAAACCATCTGTCTTCTGCTGGCCTACAAGATTAAATACCCTGAGAACTTCTTCCTGCTTAGGGGAAACCATGAGTGTGCTTCAATCAACAGAATATATGGTTTCTATGATGAGT GTAAAAGAAGATACAACATCAAACTCTGGAAGACCTTCACAGATTGTTTTAACTGCCTTCCTATCTCCGCCATTGTTGATGAGAAGATCTTTTGCTGCCACGGGG GACTGTCACCTGACCTTCAGTCCATGGAGCAGATCAGACGCATCATGCGCCCCACTGATGTGCCTGACCAGGGTCTGCTGTGCGATCTGCTCTGGTCTGATCCGGACAAGGATGTTTTGGGCTGGGGGGAGAACGACCGAGGTGTATCTTTTACCTTTGGCTCAGAGGTGGTGGCCAAGTTTCTGCACAAACATGATCTCGATCTGATCTGTCGTGCCCATCAG GTCGTTGAGGATGGCTACGAATTTTTTGCAAAGAGGCAGCTTGTCACTTTGTTCTCAGCCCCCAACTATTGTGGGGAGTTTGACAATGCTGGTGCTATGATGAGCGTGGACGAGACTCTCATGTGCTCCTTCCAG ATTTTGAAACCAGCTGAGAAGAAGAAGCCCAACGGCAGCCGTCCCGTGACTCCACCTCGCAACATGGTCACCAAGCAGGCCAAGAAATGA
- the myl2b gene encoding myosin, light chain 2b, regulatory, cardiac, slow isoform X1, with product MAPKKAKRRAEGGSSNVFSMFEQAQIQEFKEAFTIMDQNRDGFIDQNDLRDTFAALGRVNVKQEEIDEMLKEAPGPINFTVFLTMFGEKLKGADAEETILNAFKVFDPEGKGTFKKEYVTQMLTTQADRFSPEEMEQMFAAFPPDVAGNLDYKNLVYVITHGEEKDQE from the exons ATG GCACCCAAGAAAGCAAAGAGGAGAGCGGAGGGGGGCAGCTCCAACGTCTTCTCCATGTTTGAACAGGCCCAGATCCAGGAGTTCAAAGAA GCTTTCACCATCATGGACCAAAACAGAGACGGGTTCATCGACCAGAATGACCTGAGAGACACGTTTGCAGCTCTAG GCCGTGTAAATGTCAAGCAAGAGGAGATTGATGAGATGCTGAAGGAGGCACCAGGGCCGATCAACTTCACTGTCTTCCTCACCATGTTTGGAGAGAAACTAAAAG GTGCTGACGCAGAGGAGACCATTCTGAACGCCTTCAAAGTCTTCGATCCGGAGGGAAAAGGAACGTTTAAGAAAGAATA tgtcACACAGATGCTGACGACGCAGGCAGACAGGTTCTCTCCTGAAGAG ATGGAACAGATGTTTGCAGCTTTCCCTCCAGATGTCGCCGGAAACCTGGACTACAAGAACCTGGTGTATGTCATCACACATGGTGAAGAAAAAGACCAAGAATAG
- the myl2b gene encoding myosin, light chain 2b, regulatory, cardiac, slow isoform X2: MFEQAQIQEFKEAFTIMDQNRDGFIDQNDLRDTFAALGRVNVKQEEIDEMLKEAPGPINFTVFLTMFGEKLKGADAEETILNAFKVFDPEGKGTFKKEYVTQMLTTQADRFSPEEMEQMFAAFPPDVAGNLDYKNLVYVITHGEEKDQE; the protein is encoded by the exons ATGTTTGAACAGGCCCAGATCCAGGAGTTCAAAGAA GCTTTCACCATCATGGACCAAAACAGAGACGGGTTCATCGACCAGAATGACCTGAGAGACACGTTTGCAGCTCTAG GCCGTGTAAATGTCAAGCAAGAGGAGATTGATGAGATGCTGAAGGAGGCACCAGGGCCGATCAACTTCACTGTCTTCCTCACCATGTTTGGAGAGAAACTAAAAG GTGCTGACGCAGAGGAGACCATTCTGAACGCCTTCAAAGTCTTCGATCCGGAGGGAAAAGGAACGTTTAAGAAAGAATA tgtcACACAGATGCTGACGACGCAGGCAGACAGGTTCTCTCCTGAAGAG ATGGAACAGATGTTTGCAGCTTTCCCTCCAGATGTCGCCGGAAACCTGGACTACAAGAACCTGGTGTATGTCATCACACATGGTGAAGAAAAAGACCAAGAATAG